The nucleotide window gcatttctttttgggTATATTGTAGAGTCccaatttacagtacattacattCCAAGTTTGAAATACTATACATGGAAAAGTACAAAGTTTCATATTGATACATTTACAGTGCCTATAGAAAGTCATCATACCCTGGGAAAATCTTTACCTTTAGTCAGAccatagtaaataaaataaattcaacaaaAGTCATCATTATCAAcaagaaaataacattttggagaattattaaaatgtaattagtgaAATACATGGTTTGGTAAAGTGACCAAACCCTTAGTATATACCATTATAAACTTGCTCAGGTGCAAATCAATCAACTTTTAGAACAGACTCATTCCCCACCTGATAACAATTGTAGTGATTTTGATAACTTTTTTGAAGATTCCACTGTAAGTAGTGCATGGTACTGCATTGAATTCACCATGGTTGGGAAAGAGCTATCAAAAGGCCATTGGGAAGATGAATGTACCTAAGTGGCCATGCCAGAGCCCTGTGGATGGACTTGGAGAAGTCCATATCAGCTCACTATGGTATTTGGCTGAACTTGAGTAATTTTGCAGGGAagagtttatataaaataaaaaataaaagtccttGAGTGACCAAGTCAGAGCATTGACTTCAATTCGATAGAATATCTGTGCATGGACTTGTGAGAGCAGTCCATCAGTCTCTTCACCATGGAATTTGACTGAACATGAGCAATTCCACAGAGAAGAATAGGCAAATATTCCCCAATCTAGGTGTGTAAAGCTAGAACAGAAATATCCAAAAAGATTAATGgctgtaattaaagcaaaaaaccACATTctaattctttcatttttttcagaattgatgcctttttctttcattagttTGATGTCTTAAGGCAAAATCtgtaaacaaatcttttttgggGGGAGTTTGATTTCAGGCTGTATGAAATAGTTCATTTATTTGCCAAAGGGGTATATGCTGATTTTTCTATAGAAACTGTACTATCATATGCTATGCAACAAAAGTATACATTTGTACCGTGTGAGGACTCTGGAGATATAGTCATCTAGAGAGTGATCCACTGTTCCAGGAATTAGGAGTCTGCAGTGCAGCTGACGATAATCCACCACAGAAACGAGCACTAGACATCAATAAAGACAAGATGAAGGACAAGTAGAGAATAAATCAAACCGTATGTAAAATTTTGAAATCGACATGTTTCATCCACAACTACAGACATCAGTTAAGCACTTACAAACTGccagtgtgtctgtgtctgggATGCTGAAGGTCACAGAAAAGCTGCAGACAGACTCCGGGAAGATTTCACAGCTAACGTCACATGCTAACTCTGCCAAAATATGTTCACAGGTTCAGGCACAGATAGTGCAATATAAATTCGGGGAGTTCTACACGCACGGTTGACATGTTACCTGGTTGGTGCTTAAGGCTGGTAATGCAGCTCGAAAGTAGAGTGTTGATGACAGACTGATACCGGAGGAGGTCCAATAAGACCGGTACGTGAGCAGGATGGGTAAAAGGAACAGTGTGAACCAGAGATCCTTTCCAGAAGTCACACTCCCATTCAGCAACAGCAAACAAATAGCTGTGGAACTCAGCATCTGGGAGAGACTAAGAACAGTTTCCAAATCCATGTTACACATTTCGCAGCTGCATATGACAATAACGAAATGCAATGACAGGTTTTGAGTTTGatacattttgattttattttttttaaccaatgcCATGGTGATTAAATCGTACACTTTTAATGACCAGTTACACTACTCATTTAAGAGGATTATCAGTTCAACGGTGAGTTGACAAAAGAAATCTGTGTCTTATTTACACCTAAAGCATCATTAAGGTCACATGAAACTCAATGCACTTTGGGGTAACACATTGTCATGGTTCACCCTGGCAAAAACCTTCACAGACAAAGCTATTAACCTTTTctacaatatatacagtgaggaaaataagtatttgaacaccctgctattttgcaagttctcccacttagaaatcatggaggggtctgaaattgtcatcgtaggtgcatgtccactgtgagagacataatctaaaaataaaatatccagaaatcacaatatatgattttgaaactatttatttgtatgatacagctgcaaataagtatttgaacacctgtctatcagctagaattctgaccctcaaagacctgttagtctgcctttaaaatgtccacctccactacatttattatcctaaattagatgcacctcaCTGTATTTTACTGCTTTCCTGAACTAAAATAAActacggacaaaagtttgtgaacacttgatcagatgtgctttttaaatattccattccacatttaggcccctatttgctgtaataaccaccacacttctgggaaaatgtcTCACTAGATATTAGAAtgggcttgtggagatttgtgctcattcagccacatacAGGGTAAGGAGGcatgggggtgcagtcagcatttagaGTAACagtgttaaatagggttgaggccagagctttatagcaggacacacaagatcttccatttctGAACATGTGAACTAGGGCTGTAACGATTCCTTAAGCAACTGGAGtaatttgaaaacaaaaatgcatcgaggcaaattattttattcattcgttcatttaacaacacacacagcactgcgTTTCCCCATGGATAAtaattactgatgcaccactcACTAAACTCTGTAgcactctggacaggtaaacactatGAAAGCCCGTTTCCTATTGTGCCTCATTCCGACTTTTTTCTCGAAATTCCGACTTTTTGTTAGCGATTGGGCGGCGTCACCGCTCTGTAGTGCTTTACACATTCAAAATGAAATGGGCTACAATCATTAGAATCCCATGGTATCAGACTAAGTCTCTGGtgcctggagagaactctgtctaacaatcagctctggaggagacggaacaagacacATGAAGCAGCAGTGGCcgcgttcatacaccaacagcttcaaacttcaggccaaCAACATTACAGGTTACGCACCGTTACAGGTGGATGCATCAGAAATTTTGGATGTTTACAAGAAATCAAGTCAAAATTGATGAGAAAAAGGTTTAATGGTGAAAACAGGGTTCAAACATCACATAAGACGCTGCAGAATTAGAAATagaggacagagagaaaaaagcgAGGGGAGagaagaagattcaggccaaagcacacaacagaaagtttacaaagtttgggatcatttcaaactaaaacataaagaaaacaccgaACAGTGTGGTTACTGTTTTTAAAGttatttgaaatagatttttatatttatgattttttttttatttgtattttgatgtaatatgccaatgaaatgcactaaatgggttttcacagatattcttgtatgcaattttagCAATGGAATGGATGGAATATtcgttagaatactcgattactaaaataatactGCAGCTTTAATGTAaactacagggagtgcagaattattaggcaagttgtattttgaggattaattttatttgaggattaatttgaacaacaaccatgttctcaatgaacacaaaaaactcattaatatcaaagctgaatatttttggaagtagtttttagttttagctattttagggggatatctgtgtgtgcaggtgactattactgtgcataattattaggcaacaacaaaaacaaattcatacccatttcaattatttattttaccagtgaaaccaatataacatctcaacattcacaaatatacatttctgacattcaaaaaccaaacaaaaacaaatcagtgaccaatatagccacctttctttgcaaggacactcaaaagcctgccatccatggattctgtcagtgttttgatctgttcaccatcaacattgcgtgcagcagcaaccacagcctcccagacactgttcagagaggtgtactgttttccctccttgtaaatcgcacatttgatgatggaccacaggttctcaatggggttcagatcaggtgaacaaggaggccatatcattagattttcttcttttataccctttcttgccagccacgctgtggagtacttgggcgtgtgtgatggagcattgtcctgcatgaaaatcatgttttcttgaaggatgcagacttcttcctgtaccactgcttgaagaaggtgtcttccagaaactggcagtaggactgggagttcagcttgactccatcctcaacccgaaaaggccccacaagctcatctttgatgataccagcccaaaccagtactccacctccaccttgctggcgtctgagtcggactggagctctctgccctttaccaatccagccacgggcccatccatctggcccatcaagactcactctcatttcatcagtccataaaaccttagaaaaatcagtcttgagatatttcttggcccagtcttgacgtttcagcttgtgtgtcttgttcagtggtggtcgactttctgcctttcttaccttggccatgtctctgagtattgcacaccttgtgcttttgggcactcagtgatgttgcagctctgaaatatggccaaactggtggcaagtggcatcttggcagctgcacgcttgacttttctcagttcacgggcagttattttgcgccttggttttccacacgcttcttgcgaccctgtcgactattttgaatgaaacgcttgattgttcgatgatcacgcttcagaagcttggctattttaagactgctgcatccctctgcaatatatctcactatttttgacttttctgagcctgtcaagtccttcttttgacccattttgccaaaggaaaggaagttgcctaataattatgcacacctgatatagggtgttgatgtcattagaccacaccccttctcattacagagatgcacatcacctaatatgcttaattggtagtaggctttccagcctatacagcttggagtaagacaacatgcataacgaggatgatgtggtcaaaatactcatttgcctaataattctgcactccctgtatatcttcattgagcatactttgtgcacaggggaattgtcatgctgaaaaacgtttggaaattttttttatgatatcgcatccaaagacatactaTACAATTGGAAGAACCGTAACAACTGGAAATATTatttgtcccaatacttttgtccatacagtgcacATGTCTTAAGCACAACTGGTCTGTTCTGCTTTTATTCTAAAATGCAAGAAGAATATCGCTTCTTCTACttcaatttaattgaataataaaatattaatatccaactgtttttaaaagaattaCAAATTTACACAGATATGATTTCTCAATATAATTATGCCTAGGTCTCTTCACCTGAGGTAAGTTGCATGCAGCATTTAGTTAACGAGTCTCATTACTGTCCCTTTCTCTCGGCCGATTCTTTCTTTGTAAATATCGAATTGAAAAGAACACTGTTTCAGTCACTGTTTGACTCCTTATGCCTTTTTATTAGGACAATttaacaatattaaatgtatccACATCTTCGATTCAATATCAATATGCTTTCCTTAAGCAGGAGTTGCaggtaaatatattttaggcAGAAAGCATGTCCCAGTTCACCACAAATAATGGATGCTGTGAAACACTTGTAGAGATAAAATCTTTGATCTAGctacaaaaaatgtattcaatagcCTTGATAAGATCAGAATTGCCAAGTAGTAAGTATATCACCAAATGTGCTCGGTTACAAAACGAATTTGTCTTGGTGACAGAAAcgtaaaaagagaaagatttaTTCACAGGGTAGAGGATAACATGCAACATTTGCAGATTTCATATACAGATATAAGCAAGtgggttttatatattatataaagagTGTTATATATTGCTTGGTGTTTTGCACCTCAGTGTTTCCAcatatattgtgtttttcatGAAGTAGATGGCCATGGAGAAAAAATTTCCTTATGCCTTAAACAacaaatattaatgaaataattgaCTATATTAGAAAGATTGCTCTGACAAATGTACATAATactaaaaaaaagcattacataTGTTTTAGGTTTTACATACCACAATAAATTGAGCGTCTTTTCCTTCATATGGTGTTTTGTCCTCTAAAGTACTGGACTggaacaactggaacagtggcTCCCCCTGCAGGTCAAAATCTGGGGGAATGTCTAAAGAAGATTAATCAGAATCACTGTTAGCATCCTAAAGGACAACTTCAAGGACGTGACCAAAAGCACCactgcaatattttatttttttacaactcCAGCCTCAAGCGGTTTCAGCTTGTACCAATCTACCCAAGCACATTCTGTAGTGCTGATAGAGACAGTTTTTTAGTGACCTGTTATTTGACTTATCTTCTGGATGAAGGAATTGAGCATGGGCACTGGTGGCTTGATTTTGAGAAGAAAGAAGGCTGGCAGGATCTCTGAACAGGTTTCGGACAGCGGGATGAACAACGGAAGTCTGAAAAAATATTCAGTGGTGAAAATGACAAACCTGCAGTATTATTACAATGTTCTGCTTCTGCATACCTTGTTCCTACAAACTGTCACCTAACATACCTTAATTAAGCATAAACAGTAAAAGGAGCAGCCCTTAAAATCCATCATCAAAGATTCACAGAAGGGAAAATGGCAAAGGGAAAGTCAAGGACAAACGTTTTTAAAACAGTTGGAAAGATAAGGCCCTGGTCTCAGTAAACTGTgatatatttaagtatacattCAGGAAATTTGTCACACCATCAAACCATGTTTTTATAGCACAGTCCACAGAAAGCTTCTTTAGGCAATCCAGATTTTAACTAGCATGGCAGCACAGGTTACTGtctttgtgtgtcttttgtgtCTACATAACTTTCCGCAATGTTCTGTTTCTTTCCTctgtccaaaaacatttttaagcgTTACTACTCAAAATATGTGTGGGCGTGGTATTCTGTGAAGAACTGGCATGCCATCCAATGTAAAATGAACAGGATCTTTGTTGGTATTTAGCCACTTTTATTACACAGACTCTGCAGGTTAATTCAGCATTAGATGTTCCACTCTCACCCTGACCTGGTCTCATAACAGTTACCTAGATTTATCCAATGTATATAAGGTGATATCAGATGATTTAGGGCCATGAAAAATAGAGCCTTTCATACTGATTTTGCCCTTTTGTCAGAGAAGTCCTAGATCTGAATACGCACCCTAATGAGTCTAtttggggtggtgtgggaatcAGAGACTCCATCTGCAACTTGTGTGTAGTGGCACTGGCACCTACCCCCACTACGGCAGTCTGGCTGTGGCCGCTTTCCCCTGTCACAGGAAAAATGAATCAGAGAAAATTCCAGTTTCTAGGCACTCCTTAGAGGAGTCAAATTGGTTTAAACTCCTATAACATGTATTTATGGATATAATCTCCCTCATATAAAAACTCATTACAGCCATGAATAGGTAGAGGATTGTCTTAATGTACCTTTGTGTAACCTCTTCATCAGTGCGTCTGAGGGGCTGATGTAGTACTCAATGCTCATTGGGCTTCCTGAAGAATATAAAGGGCCACGGTCTGGTATTAAAATTCATCCTGACATGTTTTAATCACCAGAAGCATTAAAAACACAGGCTCTTTACCTTCTCTGCCAAGCGTAATACTCCCAATTCTGCCATTTAGAACCATATCGACATGAAGATCACTATCTATCAAacgcctaaaaaaaaaaaaaaaaaagatttatttttgcaagGATTTCCAACACATTTCATCCTATATAAAGGAAGATATTTTGTTCCTCACACCTTGGTAAATTAGAAATTTTCAATAGGTCTTTCTGCAGATGCTGAAGGGATGTGTACAATTTCAGCTTGGTATCACTGTGGGATTAAAAAGAAGGTGTGTAGAAAAAACtgacataaaatgtaaataaaccagACTGGAAGTATCAATCTATGCTTGGTGAAGTAATACCTGTCGCCTGGTATATTATAAAGAGACACGAAGTCGTCCATCTTGAGTGAGAATTCCTCAAATTTCTTCATCCTATATTGATATTAAATAGTCAGTATACACTCACTAGTCTCTATGAAAAACACCTGTGCATCTGCTTATTAATGCAGTTATCCAAACAGCCAATTATTTGCTAGCAGAACAATTAATACAAATACGCAGATACAGATCatgagcttcagttaatgttcatatCCAATATCATtagaatgaggaagaaaaatttGACCTTTTTCACTGGGACAGATCTAAAACCTATAGAATAGTTTCTGGAGATTATTCAgaaagtgttgtgtgtgtgcagaggaTCCGCAGGCAAAAACTATTTGTTGGGAGCTCCAAGGTGAATAGACAAGCAGGTTAAAGCTGACAGAAAACTACACTCAAATGATTATTAATTTGCAACCGTGATGAGCAGAAAGGCATCTCAGAATGACAGCACAACAAACATATAGGTGAGAGCACAGTTTCTACACCTTCTTCTTTTCAAAATCCTATACTTTTTTCTGACTTAAATATGCAGACTTTCCTAAAGATTTTTAATaccatatttaacatctgaaataattattttaaattccaACTATAACATGCATTACATTAACtcaagtcagtgcactcttagtgccaggcCCAAGTCCGGattaatggggagggttgcgttaggaagggcatccagcgtaaaacaagCGTAATACAAAatgcggatcacaaaccagaatttcatacctgGTTGTTAGAGGCctgggttaacaacgaccgccacatgTGTtgtagccaacagggtaccggtggaaattaggctactgttggccgaaggaaaagaaggagaggaggaagacgtctacagggGAAacaagaagtggaggagagtggttGGTACTTAAAATGTTTGTACTCTGACTGGtaagagagttagctgatatgatggaggtagatatgttgtgtgttcaggagaccaggtGGAAATgggtaaggccaggaacattggaggtgggtttaaactgttctttcattttGTGGATGGAAAGGggaatggtgtaggggtgatcctgaaggaagagtacagtaagagtgtagtggaggtgaagagagtttctgatagagtgatgaacatgaagctggaagttgaaggggtgatgataaatgtcatcagtgcctatgccccacaagtgggttgtgagatggaggagaaggaaaaattctggcgTGAGtgggatgaagtggtagatggtgtacctaggaatgaaagattagtgattggcACAGACTTTAATtgccatgttggtgaagggaacagaggtgatgggtaggtatggctttaggAAGAAGAATGCttggtggtggtaaagaggtgctggatgattgggcaactactgcagaagtgaaaggaagacaaagagacgtggtggtggaatgaggaagtgcaggaaagcataaggggaaagaggttgtctaaacagaattgggatcaacagagtgatgagaaaagtagggaggagtacaaggagatgccgcagcaggtgaagagggatgtggcaaaagcaaaggaaaaggcatatgttTAGCATGAGTagttggacagtaaggaaggagaaaaggatttgtaccgattggccagacagagggaccgagctgggaaggatgtgctgcaggttagagcaataaaggatggagatggaaatgtctTGACTAGTAaggagtgtgttgagaagatggagggagtattttgagcagctgataaacgaggaaaatgagagagagatagaaggtTGGATTGtgtagagatggtgaagcaggaagtggataggattagtaaggaggaagtgagagcagcgattaaaaggatgaagagaggaaagtcggttggaccagatgacatcccagtagaagcatggagatgtttaggagagatagcAGTGAAATCTTttaccagattgtttaacaagattctcgaaggtgagaggatgcctgaggaatggagaaagagtgtgctggtaccgatctttataATCTttagggagatgtgcagacctgcagtaactacagaggaattaagttgatcagtcacaccatgaagttatgggaaagagtagtggaagccaggctgagagaagaggtgaccatctgtatgtacaacagtatggtttcatgctgaggaagagcacaccagatgcattatttgctttgagaatgttaatggagaagtatagagaagtgtgtatgaatgagagagagggcagtggagtggtgcagttgcagggagaagaggtggagaaggtggagaagttcaggtacctggggtcaacagtgcagggtaatgagagtgtgttagagaagtggagaaaagagtgcaggcagggtggagtgggtggagaagagtgatagccagagtgatgtgtgatagaagagtatctgcaagagtgaaagagaaagtttattgGTGCAACCTATAGTGATGAGAccatggtttagagacagtggcattgagtaaaagacaggcagtggagctggaggtaacagagctgaagatgttgaggttttcgttgggagtgacgaggatggacaggattagaaacaagtttattataGGGTaggcacatgtaggacgttttggagacaagatggtttggacatgtgcagaggagggacacggggtatattagtagaagaatgctgaagatggagccaccaggaagaaggaaaaaaggaagaccaaggaggaggtttatggatgtggtgagggaagacgtgcaggtagttggtttgaaggaggcagatgtagatgacagggtagtatggagacggataatccgatgtggagacccctaatgggagaagccgaaagaacatcatttattactttacAATCTCTGATGAACAGAATGTTAGTCAGAATCTTAGACCTGGGGCGCTGTACTCTCATGGCAACTGCTGCTtcacaaccaatcacagctgtGCAGATCCAGTCTAGCACCAATCTTTTGGCAGAGTTGAAAGTTTGCTTCCGTCCACACTGAAATGGCATTTTCAGTCAACGAAAACATAGATTTCTGAAAACCGAACAGGCAATagttcacaaatattttttgatatttagttttctttttttctttactaatcCAGACTTGGAAAACacaaatcaaatataatactttttcacacttttacaaAATAAGTAGGAATCATGTGAATGGGCTACACCAGAAGAAGACACGCCACTCTAAACTGTACGGTttcactcctgtcagccaaaaaTAGGAGTCTGATGCTACAGTGGGTATAGTCTACATTGCCTGGTCTTTTCTAGTCTAGAGAAAAAAGCCTCACTggataaatacatgaataagcAGGTACACAGACATTCTTCTTTAAGTATATGAATATGCGTAGACATGAAAAGGTAATTAAAAATAGCTACATTTTACTTATAATcgtttatttaatttgaattctTTTTACAAAACATGAATTATAATGCAGAAATTCCTTACCTGAGCAACTGACAAAGTGATGCATTTGACTGTGAAAAATTAACAATTGGTCAAACACCAGGAACAGTGGCCTGACTCCTCATAACATATCTGCATTCTCCATACCTCAGGAGCTTCTCCGTGCTGTGCGAATTTCACATCCTTAACCTCTCCCCCAGGCATCATCAGCACCTCCACATAGAACAGATCAGCTGTCAGATAGCATGCAGTCTCTGTGGGACTCAAGTGAGAGCCCAGCCTATAGAGGTCAAATGTTCAGAATATAGTTTACAGCACATGTATACGCTTCACACATTAGTCAGGGGGTTTGGTTTTCCTCATTGTTTTACTAAGTGTATAGAGACATTTTTATGACTTCTATAGGAATACTCACATTCTCAAGACAACTCAAGACATAGGTCATATTTCTCAGATAAAGCAGAGATATAGCTCAGTGTAGAGCAGACTCtcttgtgaataaaaaaaataaaacacgtaTAAAGCAATAATTAAAGATTGTGAGATTGTGACTCGcattatgaaaaaaatgtaatcatcaTGCATGATCCTGGTGTGAGGTTTTGCATATTGAACATGGGAATAGCCAAATCGAATATAGATAGGAATTAGGAGATGATATGATATTTGTCTCTAATCTCATGATCCGTCTCCAACAGTCTCTACAGCTCAttcacttcctcctccactctGGACTGCTCATACACTTCCtcctacagtcttttacagctCATAAACTTAGTCCTAAAATCTCTACTGTTCGTGTTCTGAATCCATTAGTCTCCAGTTAATATATGCTGGTCTCAAACACATGACTAGGAATTGCAGAGGGAATCCGTGACATCATGCTGTCAGTTTTTCAGGGGGAAAACAggtttgtcattttcttttctgcaaAAGTAATTTAACAGCTGGACAGGAAATTTACAAACAGCTCCATCAACCAAAAGTGATAGTTAATTAAAGATTTCAAACCCTCTCTGTTTAGCAATCGTCTCTAGTCGGGTCACAATGGCATGCAGAGAGGtcactacaaataaataaaaacacaaaaagaacacAATTATAACAAAAGACTTATCAATAAAGTGCCGTGCATAGCATATTAGTTTTTCAATTACTACACAGG belongs to Silurus meridionalis isolate SWU-2019-XX chromosome 4, ASM1480568v1, whole genome shotgun sequence and includes:
- the zgc:111976 gene encoding mediator of RNA polymerase II transcription subunit 1 isoform X2: MMPGGEVKDVKFAQHGEAPESNASLCQLLRMKKFEEFSLKMDDFVSLYNIPGDSDTKLKLYTSLQHLQKDLLKISNLPRRLIDSDLHVDMVLNGRIGSITLGREGSPMSIEYYISPSDALMKRLHKGESGHSQTAVVGVGASATTHKLQMESLIPTPPQIDSLGLPLFIPLSETCSEILPAFFLLKIKPPVPMLNSFIQKISQITDIPPDFDLQGEPLFQLFQSSTLEDKTPYEGKDAQFIVSLPDAEFHSYLFAVAEWECDFWKGSLVHTVPFTHPAHVPVLLDLLRYQSVINTLLSSCITSLKHQPELACDVSCEIFPESVCSFSVTFSIPDTDTLAVLLVSVVDYRQLHCRLLIPGTVDHSLDDYISRVLTRCMSIPITLRAIRKRISSLKPPALPLEPEPARKIERLSSTPPHCAAKNTSAILPSTVLSPEPMEADSLLLILATMLCLLLLLQQLMVLIQIRLLTVPPVPLWVSFHTGWPATFQLS
- the zgc:111976 gene encoding mediator of RNA polymerase II transcription subunit 1 isoform X1; protein product: MESKVDVLQKTYLSRLNSKFAEKPWRETFQLVHRCMGKSRTDSQHCEPIMKCLQKLQKALNVTSLHAIVTRLETIAKQRGLGSHLSPTETACYLTADLFYVEVLMMPGGEVKDVKFAQHGEAPESNASLCQLLRMKKFEEFSLKMDDFVSLYNIPGDSDTKLKLYTSLQHLQKDLLKISNLPRRLIDSDLHVDMVLNGRIGSITLGREGSPMSIEYYISPSDALMKRLHKGESGHSQTAVVGVGASATTHKLQMESLIPTPPQIDSLGLPLFIPLSETCSEILPAFFLLKIKPPVPMLNSFIQKISQITDIPPDFDLQGEPLFQLFQSSTLEDKTPYEGKDAQFIVSLPDAEFHSYLFAVAEWECDFWKGSLVHTVPFTHPAHVPVLLDLLRYQSVINTLLSSCITSLKHQPELACDVSCEIFPESVCSFSVTFSIPDTDTLAVLLVSVVDYRQLHCRLLIPGTVDHSLDDYISRVLTRCMSIPITLRAIRKRISSLKPPALPLEPEPARKIERLSSTPPHCAAKNTSAILPSTVLSPEPMEADSLLLILATMLCLLLLLQQLMVLIQIRLLTVPPVPLWVSFHTGWPATFQLS